One window of the Deltaproteobacteria bacterium genome contains the following:
- a CDS encoding heme peroxidase: MFRTLPPARFDEEDLKSLASAMIAEAEARPTSEDENDDEENTGTPDDPGISAGVTYLGQFIDHDLTFDPASSLQKQDDPDGLVDFRTPRFDLDCLYGRGPDDQPYLYEDDGVRMLLGRPLTGNPHDPNTRDVPRNSPAPGSPKRALIGDPRNDENVIVSQLHATFLRFHNRIADLLHGAHADFHTVQRLVRWHYQWVVLHDFLPTIIGRPMLESILPHLARGTSILQDRPDLRFYHPRHEPFMPVEFSVAAYRFGHSMVRPEYRLNTTLADRQVIFSLDPNVLDLTGFREFPARLAIEWNLFFDLGPAPRHGKRRRQPAYKIDSSLVNPLGNLPPQVASQVASLAERNLLRGLRMGLPSGQDVARRMGVPVIPDDRLRVGKATEEDAAANIHLADISPKFRKNAPLWYYVLAEAQQAFVDNQTPIRLGPVGGRIVGEVFVGLLLGDRHSFLNQTPLWQPIPEFARDGKFGMAELIAQAMQA, translated from the coding sequence CTGTTCCGTACGCTGCCGCCCGCGCGCTTCGACGAGGAAGACCTGAAGTCCCTCGCGTCGGCCATGATCGCGGAGGCTGAGGCGAGACCGACCTCCGAAGACGAGAACGACGACGAAGAAAACACGGGGACGCCGGACGACCCGGGCATCAGCGCCGGCGTCACCTACCTGGGCCAGTTCATCGACCACGACCTCACGTTCGACCCGGCGAGCAGCTTGCAGAAGCAAGACGATCCCGACGGACTGGTGGACTTCCGCACGCCGCGGTTCGACCTCGATTGCCTCTACGGCCGCGGCCCCGACGACCAGCCCTACCTCTACGAGGATGACGGGGTGCGGATGCTGCTGGGCCGCCCGCTGACCGGCAACCCGCACGATCCGAACACCCGCGACGTGCCCCGCAATTCACCCGCGCCGGGCAGCCCCAAACGTGCCCTCATCGGCGACCCCCGCAACGACGAGAACGTGATCGTGTCCCAGCTGCACGCGACGTTCCTCCGCTTCCACAACCGCATCGCGGACCTCCTGCACGGAGCCCACGCCGACTTCCACACCGTCCAGCGGCTCGTGCGCTGGCACTATCAGTGGGTGGTGCTCCACGACTTTCTGCCCACGATCATCGGCCGGCCGATGCTGGAGAGCATCCTCCCGCACCTGGCACGGGGGACGTCGATCCTCCAGGACAGGCCCGACCTGCGCTTCTACCATCCGCGGCACGAGCCGTTCATGCCGGTCGAGTTCTCGGTCGCGGCGTATCGGTTCGGTCACTCGATGGTGCGGCCGGAGTACCGGCTCAACACCACGCTGGCGGACCGGCAGGTGATCTTCTCGCTCGATCCCAACGTGCTCGATCTGACGGGCTTCCGCGAGTTCCCCGCCCGGTTGGCGATCGAATGGAACCTGTTCTTCGACCTGGGGCCGGCCCCCCGCCACGGGAAGCGGCGCCGCCAGCCCGCCTACAAGATCGACTCGTCACTGGTCAACCCGCTGGGGAACCTGCCGCCCCAGGTCGCCTCGCAGGTCGCTTCGCTGGCCGAGCGCAACCTGCTGCGCGGCCTGCGCATGGGGCTGCCGTCGGGCCAGGACGTGGCGAGGAGGATGGGCGTGCCGGTCATTCCCGATGACAGGCTGCGCGTCGGCAAGGCGACCGAGGAAGATGCCGCAGCCAACATCCACCTGGCCGACATATCCCCGAAGTTCCGCAAAAACGCTCCGCTCTGGTACTACGTGCTGGCCGAGGCCCAGCAGGCGTTCGTCGACAATCAGACGCCCATCCGGCTCGGCCCGGTCGGCGGGCGCATCGTCGGGGAGGTGTTCGTCGGCTTGCTGCTGGGCGACCGGCATTCGTTCCTCAATCAGACCCCGCTCTGGCAGCCCATCCCGGAGTTCGCCAGGGACGGCAAGTTCGGGATGGCGGAACTGATCGCCCAGGCGATGCAGGCGTAG